The following are encoded together in the Tripterygium wilfordii isolate XIE 37 chromosome 3, ASM1340144v1, whole genome shotgun sequence genome:
- the LOC119995567 gene encoding type IV inositol polyphosphate 5-phosphatase 9-like: protein MWPRLVANKILKKGLGSNSFVADFPKSNTQPDLLEVPSIEHRSLSSDSILNNINHKDLQTYKVFVSTWNVGGVTPNGDLNMEDWLDTFNTLCDIYVLGFQEMVPLRASNILGSENMDISRKWNSLIREALNKRKCNKEDNMQVESSTTDCLDDQDFWCIVSKQMVGLLISVWVRRNVRPYIRHPSVSCVGCGIMGCLGNKGSVSVRFQLHETSFCFVCNHLASGGKEGDEKHRNSDVSEILSRTYFPTSLSLHLPRKILDHEYASCKIMCSRVILLGDLNYRISLPEATTRLLVDRGDWSTLLENDQLRMELMEGRVFEGWHEGTIQFPPTYKYWPDSDVYFGFTQAKKAHKWRSPAWCDRIIWYGEGLKQYLYTRGESNLSDHRPVKAIFTAEVNVLRTLKGIQSFFLSNRFERFTHQLSSNEGVNLFDGSSSFKF, encoded by the exons ATGTGGCCGAGATTAGTAGCTAACAAGATTCTGAAGAAAGGACTGGGAAGCAACAGCTTTGTTGCTGATTTCCCCAAAAGCAACACACAACCTGATTTGCTTGAGGTTCCAAGCATTGAGCACCGATCTCTCAGCTCTGATAGCATCCTCAATAATATTAATCACAAGGATTTACAAACCTACAA GGTTTTTGTTAGCACGTGGAATGTTGGCGGGGTTACACCAAATGGAGATTTGAATATGGAAGATTGGCTGGACACATTCAACACCCTTTGTGACATATATGTTCTTGG ATTTCAGGAAATGGTACCTCTAAGAGCATCCAATATTCTGGGATCCGAGAATATGGATATTTCAAGGAAATGGAATTCACTAATTagagaagctttgaacaaaagGAAATGTAACAAAGAAGATAATATGCAAGTGGAGAGCAGCACTACTGATTGTCTCGACGATCAGGACTTCTGGTGTATAGTAAGCAAGCAGATGGTGGGGTTATTGATCTCAGTTTGGGTTAGAAGAAACGTTCGTCCATACATCCGACATCCCAGTGTCTCGTGCGTAGGTTGTGGCATTATGGGTTGCCTAGGAAACAAG GGTTCGGTATCAGTTAGATTTCAGTTACATGAAACAAGCTTCTGCTTTGTGTGCAATCATTTGGCTTCTGGGGGCAAAGAAGGTGACGAAAAGCATAGGAACTCTGATGTGTCTGAAATACTATCTCGTACATACTTTCCTACAAGCCTTTCACTCCATTTGCCCAGAAAGATTTTAGATCATGAGTAT GCATCATGCAAAATCATG TGCAGTCGCGTGATTTTGCTTGGAGATTTGAATTATAGAATTTCTTTACCAGAAGCAACAACCCGATTGTTGGTAGACAGAGGAGATTGGAGTACTTTACTAGAAAATGATcag CTAAGGATGGAGCTCATGGAGGGACGAGTATTTGAAGGTTGGCATGAGGGAACAATCCAATTCCCTCCAACTTACAAATATTGGCCAGATTCTGATGTATATTTTGGATTCACTCAAGCCAAAAAAGCCCATAAGTGGCGATCTCCGGCatg GTGTGACAGGATAATTTGGTATGGGGAGGGACTAAAGCAGTACTTGTACACAAGAGGTGAATCAAACTTGTCAGACCATAGACCTGTCAAGGCAATATTTACTGCAGAGGTTAATGTCTTAAGAACACTGAAAGGAATCCAAAGCTTCTTTCTGTCAAACAGATTTGAGAGATTTACACATCAACTATCCTCAAACGAGGGAGTCAATCTTTTTGATGGAAGCTCAAGCTTCAAGTtttaa